One part of the Arthrobacter sp. EM1 genome encodes these proteins:
- the mmsB gene encoding multiple monosaccharide ABC transporter permease — MNALKKLFGGNTRQFGMIFALVALIVFFQIFTEGRTLTPGNVINLFNGNSYILILAIGMVLVIIAGHIDLSVGSVAAFVGVSVALMIRDWGIPWYLGVLFGLLLGALIGAWQGFWTAYVGIPAFIVTLAGMLLFRGFNQFVGKSNTIPVPADFQYIGSGYLPEFGPNTGYNNLTLLLGLAGVAFVIISEIRSRRKAKALGAEVPESWVTVTKLVLICGAILYATYLFATGRPGTSFPIPGLILAVLVLIYGFISAKTIIGRHVYAVGGNRHAAELSGVQSKKVNFLVMMNMSVLAGLAGMIFVGRSTASGPFDGVGWELDAIAAVFIGGAAVTGGVGTVIGSIVGGLVMAVLNNGLQLLGVGADLTQIIKGLVLLIAVAFDVYNKTQGKKSLIGMMMKNFGRNNEIKPDETTSTKEVIAKGA, encoded by the coding sequence ATGAACGCGCTCAAGAAGCTCTTTGGCGGCAATACCCGCCAATTCGGCATGATCTTCGCCCTGGTTGCACTGATCGTCTTCTTCCAAATTTTCACCGAGGGACGCACGCTCACCCCGGGCAACGTCATCAACCTCTTCAACGGCAACTCCTACATCCTGATCCTCGCCATCGGGATGGTGCTGGTGATTATCGCCGGCCACATCGACCTCTCGGTGGGCTCGGTCGCGGCATTCGTGGGCGTCAGCGTGGCCCTCATGATCCGTGACTGGGGCATCCCCTGGTACCTCGGCGTCCTCTTCGGACTGCTGCTCGGTGCCCTGATCGGGGCCTGGCAGGGCTTCTGGACGGCCTACGTCGGGATCCCGGCCTTCATCGTCACGCTGGCCGGTATGCTGCTGTTCCGCGGCTTCAACCAGTTCGTCGGCAAGTCCAACACCATCCCGGTCCCCGCCGATTTCCAGTACATCGGTTCCGGTTACCTGCCCGAGTTCGGGCCCAACACCGGCTACAACAACCTGACCCTGCTGCTGGGACTTGCCGGTGTGGCCTTCGTGATCATCAGCGAGATCCGCTCCCGCCGCAAGGCCAAGGCCCTGGGCGCCGAGGTGCCCGAATCCTGGGTGACCGTCACCAAACTGGTCCTGATCTGCGGCGCCATCCTGTACGCCACGTACCTCTTCGCGACCGGCCGGCCCGGCACCTCGTTCCCGATCCCGGGGCTGATCCTGGCCGTCCTGGTCCTGATCTACGGATTCATCTCCGCCAAGACCATCATCGGCCGCCACGTCTACGCCGTGGGCGGCAACCGCCATGCGGCCGAGCTCTCCGGGGTGCAGTCCAAGAAGGTCAACTTCCTGGTGATGATGAACATGTCCGTCCTGGCCGGACTCGCCGGCATGATCTTCGTTGGCCGCTCCACCGCCTCCGGCCCGTTCGACGGCGTCGGCTGGGAACTTGACGCCATCGCGGCCGTCTTCATCGGCGGCGCGGCCGTCACCGGCGGCGTCGGCACCGTGATCGGCTCGATCGTCGGCGGCCTGGTGATGGCGGTGCTGAACAACGGCCTGCAGCTGCTCGGTGTCGGCGCGGACCTCACCCAGATCATCAAGGGCCTCGTGCTCCTGATCGCCGTCGCCTTCGACGTCTACAACAAGAC
- the mmsA gene encoding multiple monosaccharide ABC transporter ATP-binding protein: MTSLNTHSDPIILEMRSITKEFPGVKALAEVTLLVKAGEIHAICGENGAGKSTLMKVLSGVYPHGTYTGDIVYQSEVQEFKDIRASEQAGIVIIHQELALIPELSIMENIFLGNEPTRRGVINWDEARSRSIELLARVGLREDPDTPVKEIGVGKQQLVEIAKALNKKVKLLILDEPTAALNESDSQHLLDLILGLKGRGITSIIISHKLNEIEQIADSITIIRDGKSIETLDVKADGVDEDRIIKGMVGRTLESRFPDHEPKIGQTFFEVKNWNVGHPQIQDRLVCKNSNFFVRRGEIVGFAGLMGAGRTELARSLFGRSYGRFISGQVYKDGKELHLKNVKQAIDAGLGYVTEDRKSLGLNLLDDIKATTVSAALKKVSKHNIVDADREFSVAEQYRKSLRTKAPSVEEGVAKLSGGNQQKVVLAKWMFTDPDLLILDEPTRGIDVGAKYEIYGIIQQLANQGKGVIVISSELPELLGLSDRIYTIFEGAITGVLDKDEASQESLMKLMTSARKTA; encoded by the coding sequence ATGCGCTCCATCACCAAAGAGTTCCCCGGCGTTAAAGCATTGGCCGAGGTGACCCTGCTGGTGAAGGCGGGAGAAATCCACGCGATCTGCGGTGAAAACGGCGCCGGCAAGTCCACCCTGATGAAAGTACTCTCCGGCGTCTATCCGCACGGCACGTACACCGGGGACATCGTCTACCAGAGCGAAGTCCAGGAATTCAAGGACATCCGGGCCAGCGAGCAGGCCGGCATTGTGATCATCCACCAGGAACTCGCGCTGATCCCGGAGCTTTCCATCATGGAAAACATCTTCCTGGGCAACGAACCCACCAGGCGCGGGGTCATCAACTGGGATGAGGCCCGCAGCCGCTCCATCGAACTCCTGGCCCGGGTCGGCCTGCGCGAGGATCCGGACACACCGGTCAAGGAAATCGGCGTCGGCAAGCAGCAGCTCGTGGAAATCGCGAAGGCGCTCAACAAAAAAGTCAAGCTCCTCATCCTGGACGAGCCCACCGCGGCGCTGAACGAATCCGACTCCCAGCACCTGCTGGACCTGATCCTCGGCCTCAAGGGCCGCGGCATTACCTCGATCATCATTTCGCACAAGCTCAACGAGATCGAGCAGATCGCGGATTCCATTACGATCATCCGCGACGGCAAGTCGATCGAAACGCTGGACGTCAAGGCCGACGGCGTCGATGAAGACCGCATCATCAAGGGCATGGTGGGCCGGACCCTGGAATCCAGGTTCCCGGACCACGAGCCCAAGATCGGCCAGACCTTCTTCGAGGTGAAGAACTGGAATGTGGGGCACCCGCAGATCCAGGACCGACTCGTCTGCAAGAACTCCAACTTTTTTGTCCGCCGCGGTGAAATCGTTGGCTTCGCCGGTTTGATGGGTGCCGGCCGCACCGAACTGGCACGGTCCCTCTTCGGCCGCTCCTACGGTCGTTTTATCTCCGGCCAGGTGTACAAGGACGGCAAGGAACTGCACCTCAAGAACGTCAAGCAGGCCATCGACGCCGGTCTTGGCTACGTCACCGAGGACCGCAAGTCCCTGGGCCTGAACTTGCTCGATGACATCAAGGCCACCACGGTCTCCGCCGCACTTAAGAAGGTCAGCAAGCACAACATCGTCGATGCCGACCGGGAATTCAGCGTCGCCGAGCAGTACCGCAAGTCGCTGCGCACCAAGGCGCCCTCCGTGGAAGAAGGCGTCGCCAAGCTTTCCGGCGGCAACCAGCAAAAGGTTGTCCTGGCGAAGTGGATGTTTACCGACCCGGACCTGCTGATCCTGGACGAGCCCACCCGCGGGATCGACGTCGGTGCCAAGTACGAGATCTACGGCATCATTCAGCAGCTGGCCAACCAGGGGAAGGGCGTCATCGTCATCTCCTCGGAACTTCCCGAACTCCTGGGACTCTCCGACCGCATCTACACGATCTTTGAGGGCGCCATCACCGGTGTGCTCGACAAGGACGAAGCCAGCCAGGAAAGCCTCATGAAACTCATGACTTCCGCCCGCAAGACCGCCTGA